The Sphaeramia orbicularis chromosome 16, fSphaOr1.1, whole genome shotgun sequence genome window below encodes:
- the zhx1 gene encoding zinc fingers and homeoboxes protein 1 yields the protein MSSRRKSTTPCMVLPSDVEEAEPTDRPEEEQEEEEEGRTKEAEEEALVGEELSQAVVVVPTPPDTDEPSVSAVDDADMNCPSLTRSHMTPPDESHGDQPGLELPCDAPEEGGADPTNVAAISLSKTPIMRMKTKAEPKRIAVSLKSADEAVEGYGGGSEGEVGGEQEPIEAPLGPMTPVEMLLHDSMKLGGGGGLLVGQHSEQPRKSSILNPSVLPAGLAQVLSAFQAQQSAAAAVQPQLLIPLSSIPSYSAAMDTNPLLGSTYKKFPYPSMAEISSLAAQTQFTEEQIKVWFSAQRLKHGVSWTPEEVEEARRKQFNGTVHTVPQTITVIPAHQLSAAANGLQSILQTCQIVGQPGLVFTQVGPGGNLPVTTPITLTVAGLPSQSQSSSRVSCQPTASSSELKRATTVQPPSLSPQENSALSADSFAMRPKKSKEQLAELKASYLKNHFVSDAEIARLMKLTNLTKGEIKKWFSDTRYNQRNSKNSHVIVFHDGGVRGGGACSSSASTTIVIDSSDETPVSPHPPRTPPVKEKESRPKTWNPFPDFTLQKFKEKTPEQLVVLEESFEKSGTPSDEELSRLRTETKLTRREIDAWFTERRKMPSANASSPESSEGGKMEAGDGGGPTTSPSASSRKGSQTPPGGRGRPPPVASGASKDLKDKSKKSPEQLHILKSAFVRTQWPTPEEYDQLAEESGLPRSYIVSWFGDSRYSWKNGNLKWFFQYQSGNMEGQGGGGGIKMGGGRKRRGRNRGWGRSRTRKQPRRSASTNADTDRSPPVKKYKSGREILKEYYLKYRFLNEQDLDELVTKTNMSYEQVREWFAEVQRRVDMGGDPFQEARGRAIGDEGEDNDGDDPQEEASTASEEQSGTGMGDDNEEDDDGDDTDDSEVWEPSRSVRKSLSVSED from the exons ATGTCAAGCCGCCGTAAGTCGACCACGCCCTGCATGGTCCTGCCCTCCGACGTGGAGGAGGCGGAGCCGACGGACAGGccggaggaggagcaggaggaggaggaggaggggaggacgaaggaggcagaggaggaggcgcTGGTGGGGGAGGAGCTGAGCCAGGCTGTGGTGGTGGTCCCGACCCCCCCAGACACAG atgAACCCAGTGTCTCCGCCGTAGACGACGCTGACATGAACTGTCCATCACTGACACGCAGTCACATGACCCCCCCCGACGAGTCGCACGGTGACCAGCCCGGCCTCGAGCTGCCGTGCGACGCCCCCGAGGAGGGAGGGGCCGACCCCACAAATGTCGCCGCCATCTCCCTCAGCAAGACTCCCATCATGAGGATGAAAACCAAGGCGGAGCCTAAGAGGATTGCCGTGTCGCTGAAGTCTGCGGACGAGGCGGTGGAGGGATACGGCGGAGGCAGTGAAGGGGAGGTGGGCGGGGAACAGGAGCCCATCGAGGCCCCCCTGGGGCCCATGACGCCCGTGGAGATGCTCCTGCACGACTCCATGAAgcttggaggaggaggaggtctgcTGGTCGGCCAACACTCAGAGCAGCCACGCAAGTCATCTATCCTAAACCCATCGGTTCTACCTGCAGGACTCGCACAG GTGCTGTCGGCCTTCCAGGCCCAGCAGAGCGCTGCGGCGGCAGTCCAACCCCAGCTCCTGATCCCTCTGAGCAGCATCCCGTCGTACAGCGCCGCCATGGACACCAACCCCTTGCTGGGCAGCACCTACAAGAAGTTCCCGTACCCGTCCATGGCAGAGATCAGCAGCCTGGCAGCGCAGACCCAGTTCACAGAGGAGCAGATCAAG GTGTGGTTCTCCGCTCAGCGGCTGAAGCACGGCGTGAGCTGGACGCccgaggaggtggaggaggctcGGAGGAAGCAGTTCAATGGAACGGTTCACACGGTGCCTCAGACCATCACTGTCATCCCTGCGCATCAGCTGTCGGCCGCCGCCAACGGCCTGCAGTCCATCCTGCAGACCTGCCAGATCGTGGGCCAGCCCGGCCTGGTCTTCACTCAG GTGGGCCCAGGCGGGAACCTTCCAGTGACCACGCCCATCACGCTGACAGTGGCGGGGCTGCCCAGCCAATCACAGAGCTCCAGCAGAGTCTCCTGCCAGCCCACGGCATCGAGCAGCGAACTGAAACGGGCGACCACTGTCCAACCACCGTCTCTGTCTCCACAG GAGAACTCGGCCCTGAGCGCTGATAGCTTCGCCATGAGGCCTAAGAAGTCCAAAGAGCAGCTGGCGGAGCTGAAGGCCAGTTACCTGAAGAACCACTTCGTCAGCGACGCTGAAATTGCGCGTTTGATGAAACTGACGAACCTGACGAAGGGAGAGATCAAGAAGTGGTTCAGCGACACCAGGTACAACCAACGCAACTCCAAGAACAGCCACGTCATTGTGTTCCATGATGGGGGGGTCAGAGGAGGCGGAGCCTGCAGCAGCAGCGCCAGCACCACCATTGTTATCGACTCCAGTGATGAGACCCCCGTGTCCCCCCACCCACCGCGAACCCCCCCGGTGAAGGAGAAGGAGTCACGGCCCAAAACCTGGAACCCGTTCCCAGACTTCACTCTGCAGAAGTTTAAGGAGAAGACGCCAGAGCAGCTGGTGGTGTTGGAGGAGAGCTTCGAGAAGAGTGGCACACCGTCGGACGAGGAACTGAGCCGCCTGCGGACCGAGACCAAACTGACGCGACGGGAGATCGACGCCTGGTTCACCGAGAGGAGGAAGATGCCCTCTGCCAACGCCTCCTCCCCTGAGTCCTCTGAGGGAGGGAAGATGGAGGCGGGAGACGGGGGAGGACCCACCACCTCGCCCTCGGCCTCCTCTCGAAAAGGCAGCCAGACTCCGCCCGGCGGCCGCGGTCGTCCCCCACCTGTTGCCAGTGGCGCTAGCAAAGACCTCAAGGATAAAAGTAAGAAGTCACCAGAGCAGCTCCACATTCTGAAAAGTGCCTTCGTCCGAACGCAGTGGCCGACGCCAGAGGAGTACGACCAGCTCGCCGAGGAGAGCGGCCTCCCACGCTCGTACATCGTCAGCTGGTTCGGTGACTCGCGGTACTCTTGGAAGAACGGGAACCTCAAATGGTTCTTCCAGTACCAAAGCGGGAACATGGAGGGGCAGGGTGGCGGAGGGGGCATTAAAATGGGAGGCGGTCGTAAAAGACGTGGCCGGAATCGCGGCTGGGGGCGTTCCCGAACACGTAAGCAGCCGAGGCGGTCTGCCTCCACCAACGCAGACACTGACAGATCTCCACCAGTGAAGAAATACAAGAGTGGAAGGGAGATTCTGAAGGAATACTACCTGAAGTACCGCTTCCTCAACGAGCAGGACCTGGACGAGCTCGTTACCAAGACCAACATGAGCTACGAACAG GTGAGGGAGTGGTTCGCCGAGGTCCAGCGGCGCGTGGACATGGGCGGTGATCCCTTCCAGGAGGCAAGGGGGCGGGCGATCGGAGATGAAGGCGAAGACAACGATGGAGATGATCCGCAGGAGGAGGCATCGACCGCCAGCGAGGAGCAGAGCGGCACTGGGATGGGAGATGACAATGAGGAGGATGACGATGGTGACGACACTGATGACAGTGAGGTTTGGGAACCGTCACGTAGCGTCCGAAAGTCACTGTCGGTGTCCGAAGACTAG